CATTTCCGCAGGAAACAAGGGGTGTACGGCATTTGGGGTGTCGGAGAACTGCTCCGAACCGGTCTACCCGTTCCGGTTACGCCTCGATCCTGTTTGCGGATCTCAAGCGGGCGAAGCTGCGGGCGAGGAGCCTTGACACGTGCATCTGGGAGACGCCGAGCTCCTGACTGATCTGGGACTGGGTCAAGTTGCTGTAGTAGCGCAGCATCAGGATCCGCTGCTCCCGTTCGGGCAGCTGGACGAGCAGGTGGCGGACGAGGTCGCGGTGCTCGACGCCGGCCAGGGCGGGGTCCTCGTAGCCGAGCCGGTCGAGCAGTCCGGGCAGCCCGTCGCCCTCCTGTGCGGCCTCCAGGGAGGTGGCGTGGTACGAGCGGCCGGCCTCGATGCAGGCGAGCACCTCGTCCTCGCCGATCCGCAGCCGCTCGGCGATCTCCGCGGTCGTGGGGGAGCGGCCGTGAGCGGTCGTCAGGTCCTCGGTGGCGCCGTTCACCTGGACCCAGAGCTCGTGCAGCCGGCGCGGCACGTGCACGGTCCGGACGTTGTCGCGGAAGTACCGCTTGATCTCGCCGACGACGGTCGGCATCGCGAAGGTGGGGAACTGCACGCCGCGGTCGGGGTCGAAGCGGTCGATGGCGTTGATGAGGCCGATGGTGCCGACCTGGACGACGTCCTCCATCGGCTCGTTGCGGGAGCGGAAGCGGGCCGCCGCGTACCGCACGAGCGGCAGGTTGGCCTCGATGAGGGCCCCGCGCACCCGGTGGTGCTCGGGGGTGCCGGGCTCCAGGTCCTTGAGCTGCCCGAAGAGCACCTGGGTGAGGGCGCGGGTGTCGGCGCCGCGGCTGCTCTGGGGCCGGGGGCGCGGGGTGTCCACGGCTCCGCCCGCCTCGTGCTGGGGCGGGACCTGAGGTGCTGTACTGGCCGGCACGTTCACGCCACCCCTTTGGCTGGTCTTGCTGGTCGACTGGGTAACTGGGTCACTGGGTCAACTACGGTCAACTCATCCGTCAAAAGCGGTCATAGCATCACAAGACATGTCCACTGTGTGCAAGCACCGCATAGTCACGTGTTGAGGGCATGTTGGCGGAAAAAGGGGAGGTCACGCACGGAAAAGGCCCCCCGCCGCGACGGCAGGGGGCCCCGGTACGAGCGAGGACTAGAAGGCGTAGTCCGCGATGACCCAGGTGGCGAACTCGCGCCACTGGGCGACGCCCGCCTGGTGCGCCGGGTGGTCCAGATAGCGCTGGAGCGCGTCCGTGTCCTCGACGGCCGAGTTGATGGCGAAGTCGTACGCGATCGGCCGGTCCGTGATGTTCCAGTCGCACTCCCAGAACTTCAGCTCCGGGATCTGCCCGCCGAGCGCGCGGAACGCCTCGACACCGGCGACCACGCGCGGCTCGTCGCGCTTGACGCCGTCGTTGAGCTTGAAGAGGACCAGGTGGCGGATCACGGAGAGCTCCTAATTGATGAGTTCGGTCATGAACTGACCGACTCCCTGGGCTGCGCTGGAAATGCCCTCGAACCCTACCTGCACCAGATCGGCCGCCCGGGCCGGGGAGGTGACGATCGTGTACACGATAAAGACCATGACCGCGTACAGCGCGACCTTCTTCGCCTGCGCCACTGCCCCGCCCTCCCCAGTTCCCCCGCCCGTACGACCGCGCCACTCTAACCGAGCCCTTATGGACCAAGGGCCCTGCGATCCGGGCCTTTCGCCGCCACACGGAAGGGTGACGGGCGAGCAGTATGGATGTCGAGCCCGGCGGATCTGGCAGGAATCGGCGGGGCTCGAAGGAACCGGCCCGCACTGCGGGGTCCGTGCCGCGGGCTTCCCCCCTGAACGCGGCGCAGGACTTGCCGGACCGGTTCTCGTCGGGGGGAGCGGCTTGTCCCCCCGATGCCGTTCCCCCCGTCCTGCGTGAGAAGGCCCCGGCCGCGCGACGAGCGCGGACCGGGGCCTTTCGCGTACGAGTCCCGTACGGGTCCGGTACGGAGGGGAGATACGCCGAAGGGCCCGGCGCTTGATGCGTCGGGCCCTTCGATCGAAGCGGTAGCGGAGGGATTTGAACCCTCGGTGACTTGCGCCACACTCGCTTTCGAGGCGAGCTCCTTCGGCCGCTCGGACACGCTACCGAGAGAGAGCTTAGCCCAAAGTTCCGCTGCGATGAAATCCGTATCCCGTCGCAGGTCAGCGGGTGCGGAAGAAGGCCGTCAACTGGGCCGCGCACTCCTCGCCGAGGACGCCCTGGATCACCTCGGGGCGGTGGTTGAGCCGACGGTCCCGTACGAGGTCCCAGAGCGAACCGGTCGCGCCCGCCTTCTCGTCGAGCGCCCCGAACACCACCCGCTCGACGCGCGACTGGACGAGTGCGCCCGCGCACATCACGCACGGCTCCAGGGTCACGACCAGCGTGCAGCCCGTCAGCCGCCACTCGCCGGTCGCCGCGGCGGCCCGGCGCAGGGCGAGCACCTCGGCGTGCGCGGTGGGGTCGCCGGTGGCCTCCCGCTCGTTGTGCGCGCGGGCGATCACCGCGCCGTCCGGGCCGAGCACGACCGCGCCGACCGGTACGTCACCGGCCGGCGCGGCCGCATCGGCCTCGGCGATGGCGAGCCGCATGGCCTCCCGCCAGGGGTCCCGCACGGGGTCGGGCGCCGCGTTCGGGCCGGCGTCCCGTACGGAGTCGGATGCCGCGCCCGGTTCGGGGTTCCGTACGGCGTCCGGGCCGGCGTCCCGTACGGGGTCGGGAACGGCGTCCCGCACGGGATCGGGCGCCGCGCCCGGGTCGGGGTTCGGTACGGGGTCGGGAACGGCGGCCGGCGTCGCACCGGTCGGCCGCTCGGGAACAGGTACTGCAGGGGTCACTAGCGGACGGCCTCCAGGACCTCGGCGGCGCCCAGCGCGTCCGCGATCTCCGCGAGCGCGTCGCTGTCGAGGGCCAGCAGGTCCTCCGCCGACATCCCGAGGTCCGCCAGGATCAGCCGGTCGCCCACCGGGGCGGCCGGGACGGCCTCGGCGGCGACGGAGCCCGCCTCGTCGTCCTCGTCGGCGTCGAGCGGCTCCCCGTCCTCGGTGCCGTCCAGGTCCAGGTCGTCGAGGTCGTCGACCAGGTCGTCCAGGTCGTCACCGAGGAGCTCCCGGGTGAGCATCTCCCCGTACGAGGAACGGGCGGCGGCGGCCCCGTCCGAGACGTAGATGCGAGGGTCTTCCTCACCCTCGATCCGGACGATCCCGAACCACGCGTCCTCCTGCTCGATGAAGACGATCACCGTGTCGTCGTCCGAGGCCTCACGGGCGAGCTCGGCCAGATCCGACAGGGTCTCCACGTCGTCGAGCTCCGTGTCGCTCGCTTCCCACCCGTCTTCGGTGCGCGCGAGCAGTGCGGCGAAGTACACCTGACTCTCTCCCACTGATCAGAGGTGTGACGTTCCGGCGGCGCGAGCCTGATGCCCCGCCCAATCGGCATCGTGACAGATACGACGCCGTCTGGAGAGGTCTTCGGCTCTTGCGTCGTGCATCAGTCTGAACGACCCCGCGATCGGGTGGGCGTGCGACCCCGGCGCACGGAGGGGGCGCACAACGGATCATCCGCCCGGTGCGTCGGACCTCACCAGCGGAAGGTCCGCATGCGCATCGCCTGGCGCATCCGGGCGGCCCGGGCGCGTCGCGGCTGCACCCGTTCGCGCAGCGCCTTGGCCTCGTTCAGCTCGCGGAGGAACTGGGCGCGGCGCCTGCGGCGCTCCGCGTCGGTCTCCGGTCCCGCCGGCGCCCGGGCCGCCCCCTCGGCGGCTTCCTCGGCCGGTTCTTCCAGGTCGGGCATGGGCCACACCACCCCATCGCTGGGTCCCTGTGCCCCCACTTTCCCCCAGCGCCATGGGTCGACGCCAGTGCGCGGCGGGCTACTGTTGAGTCATGCGTCTCCACGTCGTCGACCACCCCTTGGTCGCCCACAAGCTCACCACCCTGCGCGACAAGCGCACGGACTCCGCGACCTTCCGCCGTCTCGCCGACGAGCTGGTCACCCTGCTCGCCTACGAGGCCACCAGGGACGTGCGGACCGAGCAGGTCGACATCGAGACCCCCGTCACGCCCACGACCGGCGTGAAGCTGTCGCACCCGCGTCCGCTGGTGGTCCCGATCCTGCGGGCCGGGCTCGGCATGCTCGACGGCATGGTCCGGCTGCTCCCGACGGCCGAGGTCGGCTTCCTCGGCATGATCCGCAACGAGGAGACGCTGGAGGCGTCGACCTACGCCACGCGGATGCCGGAGGACCTCTCGGGCCGCCAGGTGTACGTCCTGGACCCGATGCTGGCGACCGGCGGCACGCTGGTCGCGGCGATCCAGGAGCTCATCAAGCGCGGCGCCGACGACGTGACCGCGGTCGTGCTCCTCGCCGCCCCGGAGGGCGTCGAGGTCATGGAGCGCGAGCTCGCGGGCACGCCGGTGACCGTCGTGACGGCCTCGGTCGACGAGCGGCTCAACGAGAACGGCTACATCGTCCCGGGCCTGGGCGACGCGGGCGACCGCATGTACGGCTCCGCGGAGTAGAAGTCCTCAGCACTTTCCGGTCGGTACGGGCGCGGGCTTGGTCAGGGCGACCAGGGCCGCGTCCGCCGTCGCTTTCGGGGACAGCGTCTTGAACGCGGTTCCGATGATCAGGTCCACATCCGGCGTGGCCCGTGTGTCGGCCTTGCTCGTGGTGCCCGCGAGCTGGGTGCCGAGGACCGGGAGGGCGCCCTTGACGGCCGCGGGCGCGCCGAGCAGCAGGCCGGTGCCCGGGACCTTCTTGTCGTAGGCGACGGGTGCGTTGCCCACCTTGCCGATCTTGAAGCCGCGCTTCTTCAGCTCGTCCGCGGTCGTCTTGGCGAGCCCGCTGCGCGGGGTCGCGTTGTAGACGTTGACCGTGATCTGCGCGGGCTTGGGGAAGGCGGCGGCGGGCGCGGTGGTCGGCTTGGGCGCGGGCTTGCAGTCGGCCTGCTTCCCGGCCGTCGTCTTCGTCCCCCCGTCACCGGAGAAGACGTCGACGAGCTGCAGCGTCCCCCAGCCGGCCGCGCCGAGCACGACCACGGCAGCGGCGGACGCGAGGACGATCCTGCGCCGGCGGTGGGGGCGGCGCATGCGGGGGTAGACATCCCCCGTAATGCGGTACTTACCGCCCATGCCGGGGGGAGTGAGCATGCTCATGAACGCAGCGTAATGCCGCCCGTCGGCGATGCCTACTTGATGATCATGTGATCGCGTCCGGATGGGGGCGAACTGACCCCGAAAGGATCAGTCGGCCGGGGTGCCCGAGGGCTCAGTCGAGTTCCAGGACGCGGGCGTGCAGCACCTGGCGCTGCTGGAGCGCCGCGCGGACGGCGCGGTGCAGTCCGTCCTCGAGGTAGAGGTCGCCCTGCCACTTCACGACGTGCGCGAAGAGGTCGCCGTAGAAGGTGGAGTCCTCGGCGAGCAGGGTCTCCAGGTCCAGCTGGCCCTTGGTGGTCACCAGCTGGTCGAGGCGGACCGGGCGCGGGGCGACGTCCGCCCACTGCCGGGTGCTTTCCCGGCCGTGGTCGGGATACGGCTTTCCGTTTCCGATGCGCTTGAAGATCACACGGAAAGCCTACCGGGCGAGCGGCTCCCGGCGCAGCCACGCGGGGGCAGTGGGATGCTGGTGCGAACCGTGACAAAAGGGAAATTGGGGTGCCGTCATGAGCGCGAGCGAGCAGCCGCCGACCCCCGGAACGGCCGGGACGCCCCCCGCCTCTCCGGCCGGGCCCGCCGCCGAGATCGCCGCCGGGTACGCCTTCGAAGGACCCGCACTCGAACTGGGGGCCCTGCTCTGGGACGGCGTCTGTCACCCGGACGCGCGCATCCGCATCCCGCTGCCCGTACTGAACCGGCACGGCCTCGTCGCCGGAGCCACCGGCACCGGCAAGACGAAGACGCTCCAGCTGATCGCCGAGCAGCTGTCGGCGAACGGCGTGCCGGTCTTCCTCGCCGACATCAAGGGCGACGTCTCCGGCGTCTCGGCCCCCGGCCAGGACGGCGAGAGGGTCAGGCAGCGGGCCGCCGAGGTCGGCCAGGAGTGGCGGGCGCGCGGCTTCCCCTGCGAGTTCTACGGGCTCGGCGGCACCGGCCCCGGCATCCCGGTCCGCGCGACGGTCACCAGCTTCGGCCCGGTGCTGCTCTCCAAGGTGCTCCGGCTCAACCAGACGCAGGAGCAGTCCCTCGGCCTGATCTTCCACTACGCCGACTCCAAGGGCCTGGAGCTGATCGACCTCAAGGACCTGCGGGCGGTGGTGGCCTTCCTGGTCTCGGACACGGGGAAGGCCGAGCTCAAGGGGATCGGCGGCCTCTCCACGGTCACGGCGGGGGTGATCCTGCGGTCGATCACGGCCTTCGAGCAGCAGGGCGCGGCGGGCTTCTTCGGGGAGCCGGAGTTCGACACGGGCGAGCTCCTGCGGACGGCGGCGGACGGGCGCGGGATCGTCTCGGTCCTGGAGCTGCCGGCCGTGCAGGACAAGCCGCAGCTGTTCTCGACCTTCCTGATGTGGATGCTGGCGGACCTCTTCAACGACCTGCCCGAGGTCGGCGACCTCGACAAACCGAAGCTGGTCTTCTTCTTCGACGAGGCGCACCTGCTCTTCAGCGGGGCGTCGAAGGCGTTCCTGGAGTCGATCACGCAGACGGTGCGGCTGATCCGCTCGAAGGGCATCGGGGTCTTCTTCGTGACGCAGACCCCGAAGGACGTCCCCTCGGACGTGCTCGGGCAGCTCGGCAACCGGGTGCAGCACGCGCTGCGCGCCTTCACCCCGGACGACGCGAAGGCCCTGAAGGCGACGGTGCGGACCTTCCCGAACTCGCCGTACGACCTGGAGGAGGTGCTGACCGGCCTCGGCACGGGCGAGGCGGTGGTCACCGTACTGAGCGAGAAGGGCGCGCCGACGCCGGTGGCGGCGACCCGGCTGCGGGCCCCCGAGTCGCTGATGGGGCCGGTGGACGCGGCGGCCCTGGACGCGGCGGTGAAGGCTTCGCCGCTGTACGGGCGGTACGCGGAGGCGGTGGACCGGGAGTCGGCGTACGAGAGGCTGACCGCCGAGCAGCGGGCGGCGGAGGCGGCGGCGCTCCGGGCCGCCGAGGAGAAGGAAGCGGCGAGGGCCCCCGCTCCGAAGAGTCGGAAGGAGGAGCCCTCGCTCGCCGAACAGGTGGTGGGCAGCGGGATCTTCAAGTCCCTGGCCCGGTAGGTCGGGACCCAGCTGGGCCGGGAGATCAGCCGCTCGCTCTTCGGGACGGCCCGCCGGAGGCGGTAGCTACTGCGTCACCTCGTCGTGGTCGCCGTGCAGGCCGCCGCCGCTGCCCGCGTCGCCGGTGGTCGGGACGGAGACGACCGGCTTGCGCAGGGAGGAGAGGTCGTGGGCGTAGGTGCCCACGGCGTTGGCGATGACGTCGATGTTCACGTCGAAGGCCGTCATGTCGATGTTGCTGATGTCGTCGCCCTTGGCGTGGTAGTTCACGTCGTACGCGACGCCCGCCGTGCCGCCGAACTTGGCGGCCTGGGCAGGGGTCTTGATGCCCTCGGCGCCGGTGAAGGTGCCGCCGGAGGGGATGCCGACCGCGATGAACGGGCCGTAGTCGGAGCGGCCGGTGAAGTCGGTGCCCTCGTGCGGGGCCCCGCTCCTGTCCATGAAGTCGGTGATGTCGCGCTCCAGTTGGGCGGATCCCTCGGGGCCGGCGCCCGCGCCGACGCCGTCCGAGTTGTCGCCGTCGTACACGAACAGGCCGTAGTTCGGCGAGGCGATCATGTCGAAGTTGAGGTAGAGCTTGATCTCCTTCTTGTCGAGCGCGGTGAGGCTGTCGACGTAGTGCTCGGAGCCGAGGAGGCCGACCTCCTCCGCCGACCACCAGGCGAAGCGGATCTTGTTGCGGACCTTGTCCTTGGACCTGGCGAGCTCCAGGGCGGTCTGCAGGAGACCGGCGGAACCGGAGCCGTTGTCGTTGATGCCGGGGCCCGCGGTGACGGAGTCGAGGTGGGAGCCGAGCATGACGGTGTTGGCGGCGTTGCCGCCCCTGGTCTCCGCGATGACGTTGTTGGTGGAACGCTTCTCCTGGAGCTGGCGGATCTCGAAGGAGAGCGAGACCGGGCCCTTGGCGAGGTCGGCGGCGAGCTGCGTGCCCTCGGCCAGGCTGATGCCGCCGGTGGGGATCGCGCCGGAGGCCGGGTCGCCGAGGGTGCCGGAGAGGGCGCCGTCGACGTTGTTGTAGACGATCGCGCCGGCGGCGCCGGCCGCGGCGGCGTTCTGCTGCTTGACCGCGAAGGTGCAGCCGCCGCGCTTGATCAGCGCGATCTTCCCGGTGAAGGTGCCGGAGGCGAAGTCGCCCGGCTCGCAGCCGGTGGTTCCGTCGGCGTCGACGGGCACGGCCGCGAGCTCGGCGGTGATGCCGCCGACCGGGGTGGACTTCGTGTACGTCATCGCCTTGATGCCGAGCGTCCGGGGCGCGGGCGCGACGACGGAGGCCTTCTCGGCGAGCGTCTCGGTGTAGACGAAGTCGAACTGCTGGTACCGGACGTCGTACCCGGCCTTCTTGAGCTGCGTGTACACATAAGCGGCCGAGGCGTCGTGGCCGAGCGTGCCGGCCGCGCGGTTGCCGCGGGCGGAGTCGGCTATCGCCTGGAACTTCTGCAGGTGCTTGTAGGCGTCCTGGGCGGTGGTTTCGCGGACCAGCTTCTTCGCCAGCCGTGCGGCGTCGCGGGCGGGTGCGGCGGCCGGGTCCTGTCCCGCGGTGGCGGGGGAGGCGAGGACCAGCGGGGTGGCGAGGGCGGCGGCGGCGAGGATGGCCGCGGCTCGGCGCTGGGATGCGTTCACAGAAGTCCCTTCCCGGTACGGACGAGGTTGAGGGGAAGTTAGCGATCGTGGGGGCATTCTGTGAACAGATCTGCCGCAATTCCTGTCAGGTCGAACAGGAATGAAATGTGGAATTATCAATTCCCGCCCGTTCGGCCGTATTCAGCCCTTCGTGGAGCCGTTCTTCGCGAAGCGGTCCAGGGCCGCCAGGATCAGCCCCCCGGTCTCCTCGCCGCCCAGGTGCCCCGACCTCTCCACCACGTGCAGCTCGGCGTCCGGCCAGGCGCGGGCCAGTTCCCAGGCGGTGGTGAGCGGCCCGCCCATGTCGAGCCGGCCGTGGATCAGGACCCCGGGGATGCCGGCGAGCCGGTGCGCGTCGCGGATCAGCGCGCCCTCCTCCAGGAAGGCGCCGTGCGCGAAGTAGTGCGAGCAGATCCGGACGAAGCCGAGCCGGGTGTCGTCGACCCGGTCGGTGTACGGGGTGCCCATGCCCTCCGGCGAGAGGACCGCGTCCTCCCAGGCGCACCAGTCGGCCGCCGCCTTCTCCCGTACGGCCCGGTCGGGGTGGTTCATCCGGGCCGCGTACTCCCCGACCAGGTCCGCCGCGTGCTCCGCCCCCGCGCGGAAGCGCTCGTGGGCCTCGGGGAAGAAGCGGCCGACGCCCTCGTACAGCCAGGCGGTCTCGGAGCGGCGGGTCGTCGTGACGGCCGCAATCACGATCTCCGAGACGCGCTCGGGGTACGCCTCCGCGTACGCCAGGATCAGCGTCGAGCCCCAGGACCCGCCGTACAGCAGCCACTTCTCGACCCCGAGGTGCTCCCGCAGCCGCTCCATGTCGGCCACCAGGTGCGCGGTGGTGTTCACGGACAGGTCGGCGGCCGGGTCGCTCGCGTGCGGGGTGGAGCGCCCGCAGCCGCGCTGGTCGAAGAGGACGATCCGGTACGCCTCCGGGTCGAACCAGCGCCGGCTGCCCGGGGATGAGCCGGAGCCCGGCCCGCCGTGCACGACGAGCGCGGGCTTGCCGTCCGGGTTCCCGGAGACCTCCCAGTGGATGCGGTTGCCGTCGCCCACGTCGAGCAGGCCCTGGTCGTACGGTGCGGTCACGGGATGCATCCGGCCGACGCTACTGGTCCAAGGGCCGCTGGGCAGCCTGTTTTCCGGCCCGCTCACGGCCCTTACGGGTTCACATTTCCCCGCACCCGTACGGTCGGGTCCTCGCACCACTCAAGGACCGAGGGCCACTCCCCGTACCCCGAGTCGGGGTTGAGGTGCTCGCCGTCCGGTACGAGGTCCAGGTCGAGGCCGAGCGGGATGCCGTAGTGCAGGTCGGCGCCCTCGGGGCAGTACGGGTCCCCGTCCCCGTACACGAGCCGCGCCTTGAGTCCCGCCTCCGTCAGGTCGAGGCCGTCGGCGAAGGCGGCGATCTCCGGGATCGAGGCGGTGACCTGCGGGGAGGGCGGGGCGACCAGGAGGACCCGGTCGGCATCGGGCCGCCGCGCCCCGGCGCGCAGCCAGAGCAGCACCGACAGGCTGTGCGCGAGGACCACGAACTCGCCCTCGGCCGGGCGCTGCCCGTGCTCCTCCAGGGCGTCGAGCCAGGCGTCGAGGTCGGGCGCGTCCGGCGCGGGCAGCTGGGGGTAGCGGACCTCGTGGCCGCGCTCGCGCAGCTGCCCGGCGAGCCAGTGCTGCCAGTGGGCGGGCGGGCGGCGGTTCTGGAAGCCGTGCAGGATCAAGTACGTGGTCATGGCGTGATCTTGCGCCGCCGGGGGCCCGCCGGTCCACCATCCGCCACGGACGGGCCCCGGCTCCGCAGGGTCAGCGGCTCCCGCACACTGCCTTAGCTACGCAGGGTCAGCAGCTCCCGCACGCCGGCCTTGAGCCGGTCGGCCGGCAGTTCCTGCTCGACCGTCAGGTGGTGCATGACGTCGGGCGAGAACGGTGCGAGCGCCAGGTGCGCGAGGAGCGTGCTGTCGCTGCCCGGCCTGAGCCGGCCGATGAGCAGGGCCATGTGCGTGTGCATCACCCGGTAGGCGCCGCTGTGGTAGCGGGCGCGGGGCGCGGCGGAGTGGGCCGCGAGCAGCAGGGCGCGCTGCGAGGCGACCCGGTCGACGAGCGCGTCGAGGAAGGCGTCGAGCCGTTCGGCGGCGGGGGCGCCGGGGCCCAGCGGGGGAGGTCCGCTCATGTACGCCTCCTGGAACAGGCGCTCGCGCTCGTCGAGGAGCGCCCACAGGAGCTGGGAGACGTCGCCGAAGCGGCGGTAGACGGTGCCGACGCCGATGCCGCTGGCGTGGGCGACCTGGTTCATGGTGACGGCGTCGGGGCCTTCCTCGGCGACGATCCGGGCGGCCGCGTCGAGGATGCGGCGCCGGTTGCGGGCCGCGTCGGCGCGCTCGGGGGCGGGGGCGTCGACGGTGGGGAGCAGGCTGAGTACCGGCACCGCCGCACCGTCTCCGGACCGGTCTCGGGACCGGTCTCCGGACTGGGGGTTCTCCGTGCTCATCTGCCGACTCCTGTTCGCTGAGCCCCGTTCCCCCGTCGGTCGCTTTCTGATGCGAGCATACCTGTTGCCCTTGCGAAACGGATAGCAATCCGCTTAACCTCGAAGGCGTGGAAGCGGAAAGCAATCCGCTTCGCTCGTCGAGTTCGGCTGAGGAGAGTCCGCCATGTCCGTCAAGGTCGCCGTCATCTACTACTCGGCCACGGGTTCCGTCCATCAGCTCGCCCAGGCCGTCGCCGAGGGCGCCGAGAAGGCCGGTGCCGAGGTGCGCCTGCGCCGGGTGCCCGAGCTCGCCCCCGACGCCGCCATCGACGCGAACCCGGCCTGGCGCGCCCACGTGGACGCCACCGGCGACGTCGAGATCGCCACGCTCGACGACCTGGAGTGGGCGGACGCGTACGCGCTCGGCTCCCCCACCCGCTTCGGCAACGTCTCGGCGCAGCTGAAGCAGTACGTCGACACGACGGGCGGCCTCTGGCAGCGGGGCGTCATGGCGGACAAGCCCGCGACCGCCTTCACCAGTGCCCACAACGTCCACGGCGGAAACGAGTCGACGCTGCTCGCGCTCTACAACACCTTCCACCACTGGGGTTCGGTCATCGTCTCGCCCGGCTTCACGGACCCGGCGGTCTACGCGGCCGGCGGCAACCCGTACGGCACCGCCCACCCGGGTGCGAACGGCGCCCCGGCGGAGGAGGTCCTCGCGGCCGCCCGCTACCAGGGCGCGCGCCTGACCCGCATCGCCAAGCGCCTGCAGGGCCTGGCGGACGACTGATGTCCTGACCGCCGTCCGCTGGGACAGGAGTGCCCCCGGGGGAAACCCCCGGGGGCACTCTGCTTTTCGTTGCTTTTCGTTCCGGGCCGGTTCTAGGCCAGCGAGAGGAAGAGCTTCTCGAGCCGGGCCCGCATCGCCTCGGGGTCCTCGCCGTTCTTGCGGCCGCCCTCGATGTCGGTCAGGCACTGCTGGAGCCCGGTCGCGATGATCGCGAACCCGGCCCGGTCGAGGGCCCGGGAGGCGGCGGCCAGCTGGGTGACGACCTCCTCGCAGTCCCGCCCTTCCTCGATCATCCGGATCACGCCGGAGATCTGGCCCTGGGCCCGGCGCAGCCGGTTCAGGACGGCCTTGAGCTCGGCGCCCGCGAGATCGAGTTCCACTGTGACCCACTCCTCCACAGATACCCCAGGGGGTAATTTACTCCCCGACGCGGGGTTCCGTCGAAGACCAAGGATGACACCTGTCAGGGCGCGTAGCGGCGGAGGAACATCTCCACCCCGTCCACGACGAGCCGCTCGCTCAGCTCCTCGGTGAGCTCCGTCCCGTACTGCTCGAAGACCATCTGTGGGAAGACGAGCAGCGAGTACAGCTGGAGGACCGCGACCTCCAGGTCCGGGATCGCGAGCCGACCCCGGTCGGCGAGGGCGCGCAGGGCGTCCGCGACGGCGGGGTGGTGGCCGGCCGGGCCGTGCGCGCGCCAGGCGCGGCCGAGGTCGGGGAAGCGGTGCAGCTCGGTGGTGACGAGGGTGCGCAGGGCGCGGCCCTCCTCGTCGGCGCGCACGGCCCGGGCCCAGGCGCGCCCGGCCTCGGTGAGGGCGGCGCGCAGGTCCTCGGCGTCGGCGAGCCGGGAGAGGTCCGGGCCGTCGGCGTCCCCCTGCAGCGGCTCGTCGAGGGCGCCGGCGACGACGGCGGTGAAGAGGGCTTCCTTGCTGCCGAAGTGGTTGTAGACGGTCACCTTGGAGACGCCGGCCTCGGCGGCGATGGCGTCCATGCCGACGCCGAAGCCCTCGCGGAGGAAGAGCTCGCGGGCGGCCCGGATGACGGCCTGCCGCTTGCGGGCGGCGCGGGGGCCGGTGGGGGCGGGCTTGGGATCCATGCGGGGAGCCTAGCAAGGGAACTGTACTCTTGAGTTCAACTGTACTGTGCCGTACAGTTCAGTTATGCCCAGGACACACACCGCCCTACCCACCCCTGCCCACGTCCGCCCGCGCCGCTGGACGGCCCTCGCGCTGATCTGCGCGGCCCAGTTCATGCTGATCCTCGACGTCACCGTCGTGAACGTCGCGCTGCCCGCCGTCGCCGCCGACCTGGACCTCGGGCGTACGGCCCTGACCTGGGTCGTCACCGCGTACACCCTCTGCTTCGGCGGCCTGATGCTCCTCGGCGGACGGCTCGCCGACGCCCTCGGCGCCCGCCGGGTCCTCCTCACCGGCCTCGCCCTCTTCACCGCCGCCTCACTGGCCTGCGGCCTCGCCCCGAACGCCGCCGTCCTGCTCTCCGGCCGGGTGATCCAGGGCATCGGCGCCGCACTCCTCTCCCCGGCGGCCCTCGCCCTCGTCACGACCACCTTCCACGGCCCCGAACGGGCCAGGGCCCTCGGCGTCTGGGCGGCCGTCGGCGGCACCGGCTCCGCCGTCGGCGTCCTCCTCGGCGGCGCCCTCACGGCCGGCCCGGGCTGGCCCTGGATCTTCTACGTGAACGTCCCGACGGGCCTGGCGCTGCTCGCCGTACTCCCGAAACTGCTCCCGAAGGACACGGGCACGACAGGGGCCGGGCACCTGGACGTCCCGGGAGCCCTCCTGGTCACCGCGGCCACGGGCGCGCTGCTCTACGGCCTGGTCGGGGCGGGC
The DNA window shown above is from Streptomyces vietnamensis and carries:
- a CDS encoding type II toxin-antitoxin system VapB family antitoxin, whose product is MIFKRIGNGKPYPDHGRESTRQWADVAPRPVRLDQLVTTKGQLDLETLLAEDSTFYGDLFAHVVKWQGDLYLEDGLHRAVRAALQQRQVLHARVLELD
- a CDS encoding Dabb family protein, with the protein product MIRHLVLFKLNDGVKRDEPRVVAGVEAFRALGGQIPELKFWECDWNITDRPIAYDFAINSAVEDTDALQRYLDHPAHQAGVAQWREFATWVIADYAF
- a CDS encoding RNA polymerase sigma factor SigF is translated as MPASTAPQVPPQHEAGGAVDTPRPRPQSSRGADTRALTQVLFGQLKDLEPGTPEHHRVRGALIEANLPLVRYAAARFRSRNEPMEDVVQVGTIGLINAIDRFDPDRGVQFPTFAMPTVVGEIKRYFRDNVRTVHVPRRLHELWVQVNGATEDLTTAHGRSPTTAEIAERLRIGEDEVLACIEAGRSYHATSLEAAQEGDGLPGLLDRLGYEDPALAGVEHRDLVRHLLVQLPEREQRILMLRYYSNLTQSQISQELGVSQMHVSRLLARSFARLRSANRIEA
- a CDS encoding LytR C-terminal domain-containing protein translates to MSMLTPPGMGGKYRITGDVYPRMRRPHRRRRIVLASAAAVVVLGAAGWGTLQLVDVFSGDGGTKTTAGKQADCKPAPKPTTAPAAAFPKPAQITVNVYNATPRSGLAKTTADELKKRGFKIGKVGNAPVAYDKKVPGTGLLLGAPAAVKGALPVLGTQLAGTTSKADTRATPDVDLIIGTAFKTLSPKATADAALVALTKPAPVPTGKC
- a CDS encoding M28 family metallopeptidase: MNASQRRAAAILAAAALATPLVLASPATAGQDPAAAPARDAARLAKKLVRETTAQDAYKHLQKFQAIADSARGNRAAGTLGHDASAAYVYTQLKKAGYDVRYQQFDFVYTETLAEKASVVAPAPRTLGIKAMTYTKSTPVGGITAELAAVPVDADGTTGCEPGDFASGTFTGKIALIKRGGCTFAVKQQNAAAAGAAGAIVYNNVDGALSGTLGDPASGAIPTGGISLAEGTQLAADLAKGPVSLSFEIRQLQEKRSTNNVIAETRGGNAANTVMLGSHLDSVTAGPGINDNGSGSAGLLQTALELARSKDKVRNKIRFAWWSAEEVGLLGSEHYVDSLTALDKKEIKLYLNFDMIASPNYGLFVYDGDNSDGVGAGAGPEGSAQLERDITDFMDRSGAPHEGTDFTGRSDYGPFIAVGIPSGGTFTGAEGIKTPAQAAKFGGTAGVAYDVNYHAKGDDISNIDMTAFDVNIDVIANAVGTYAHDLSSLRKPVVSVPTTGDAGSGGGLHGDHDEVTQ
- the tadA gene encoding tRNA adenosine(34) deaminase TadA, whose translation is MRLAIAEADAAAPAGDVPVGAVVLGPDGAVIARAHNEREATGDPTAHAEVLALRRAAAATGEWRLTGCTLVVTLEPCVMCAGALVQSRVERVVFGALDEKAGATGSLWDLVRDRRLNHRPEVIQGVLGEECAAQLTAFFRTR
- the upp gene encoding uracil phosphoribosyltransferase, with translation MRLHVVDHPLVAHKLTTLRDKRTDSATFRRLADELVTLLAYEATRDVRTEQVDIETPVTPTTGVKLSHPRPLVVPILRAGLGMLDGMVRLLPTAEVGFLGMIRNEETLEASTYATRMPEDLSGRQVYVLDPMLATGGTLVAAIQELIKRGADDVTAVVLLAAPEGVEVMERELAGTPVTVVTASVDERLNENGYIVPGLGDAGDRMYGSAE